In Salvelinus alpinus chromosome 19, SLU_Salpinus.1, whole genome shotgun sequence, the genomic stretch ccgcaaatgcgcttttgttaaatcatcccccgtttggcgaagttggctgtctttgtgaggaagaaatggtcttcacacagttcgcaacgagccaggccctccaaactgctgcatataccctgactctgttgcacagaacgcaagaaaagtgacacaatttccctagttgaaagaaattcatgttagcaggcaatattaactaaatttGCAGGTTTAAAactatatacttgtgtattgattttaagaaaggcgttgatttttatggttaggtacacattgatgcaacgacagtgcttttttcgtgaatgtgcttgttaaatcacccatttggcgaagtaggctgtgattcaatgataaattaacaggcaccgcatcgattatatgcaacgcaggacaagctagataaactagtaatatcatcaaccatgtgtagttaactagtgattatgttaagattgattgttttttataagataagtttattgctagctagcaccttaccgtggctccttgctgcactcgcataacaagtagtcagcctgccacgcagtctcctcgtggagtgcaatgtaatcggccataatcggtgtacaaaaatgccgattaccgattgctatgaaaacttgaaatcggccctaattaatcggccattccgattaatcagtcgacctATAAATTCAATCTGTCCTCCActatgagccaggagagattgacatacatattattaatgttagctctctgtgtacatccaagggccagctgtgctcccctgttctgagccaataacaattttcctaagtcctctttgtggcacctgaccacacgactgaacagtagtccaggtgcgacaaaactagggcctgtaggaccttccttgttgatagtgctgttaagaagtcagagcagcgctttattatggacagacttctccccatcttagctggTGTTggatcaatatgttttgaccatgacagtttacaatcgaGGGTTACTCCaaacagtttagtcacctcaacttgctcaatttccacattattcaaaaCAAGATTTTGTTGAGATttaaggtttagtgaatgatttgtcccaaatacaatgcttttagttttttaaatatttaggactaacttattccttgccacccattctgaaactaactgcagctctgtTAAGTGTtgtagtcatttcagtcactgtagtagctgatgtgtatagtgttgagtcatccgcatacacagacacactggctttactcaaagccagtggcgtGTCGTTAGTAaggattgaaaaaagtaaggggcctagacagctgccctggggaattcctgattatacctggattatgttggagaggctttcaTTTAAGTGATAATGTTGTCAAAACCAGtctttggaggatatattggcacgggtgttgttaggcccgagacaaagTCATTCTCCTTAAAAGCaagttctatgtgcgctatttctatgttACCATACTTGAGTtgagtttttgcatcttttactttcggttttgtacaccagcttcaaacagctgaaattacaatatttttggttattgaaaaaatatttaacaatgattccctacactaTACTATATTGCTTGTTTTGTAACATAAACTGAacttaggcgaactattagaattttagcaactagGAAATGgtagagcgatttctgcatattgtacCTTGTACAAGTAGTACATCCAAATAAAACAGGTCAAGTGAATCACATGTCGTGGTTTCTAAATACTCCAACAGTGAAtgcacactactgttcaaaagtttggggtcacttagaaatgtccttgtttttgaaagaaaagcaaattttttgtccattaaaataacatcaaattgatcagaaatacagtgtgtgtaacgctcgtcgtcggtggaaggaagagtggaccaaagcgcagcgtggaaagtgttcatgatatttatttacaagaaacactcaaacaaaaataacaaatccaaaaacgaaagcgaacagttccgtcaggcagagacactaaacagaaaataacatcccacaaaacccaaacggaaaatcacaacttatatattatcctcaatcagagacaacgatagacagctgcctctgattgggaaccacactggcaaaacaacaaagaaatagaaagcatagattttcccacccgagtcacaccctgacccaaccaaacatagagaataaataaggatcgctaaggtcagggcgtgacagtgtggacattgttaatgttgtaaatgactattgtagctggaaacggctgattttgaatggaatatctacataagcgtaCAGAGGCCCTTTATCcataaccatcactcctgtgttccaatggcacgttctgttagctaatccaagtttatcattttaaaaggcaaattgatcattagaaaaccattttgcaattatgttagcaaagctgaaaactgttgttctgattaaagaagaaataacactggccttctttagactagttgagtatctggagcatcagcatttgtgtgttcgattacaggctcaaaatgaccagaaacaaagatctttcttctgaaactcgtcagtctattcttgttctgagaaatgaaggctatttcgtgagagaaattgccaagaaacttaaGTTCTCATACAACGCTGattactactcccttcacagatcaGCGCAACTGCCTCTTTATTGTCCAaacttttcataactgtgaccttaattgcctactgtctgtaagctgttagtgttttaacaaccgttccacaggtgcatgttcattaattgtttatggttcattgaacaagcatgggaaacagtgtttaaaccctttacaatgaagatctgtgaagttatttggatttgtaCTTATTATTTTTGAAAGGcagagtcctgaaaaagggctgAGTTTATGTGCTCTAATCCAGGGTtccccaaactctgtcctggggcctccctgggtgcacattttttgccatagcactacacagctgcttcaaataatcaaagcttgatgatgagttggttatttgaattagcTGTGTGGTCCTTGGGTAAAAAACAAAATGTTGCATCTGGGGGCCCAGGACCGACTTTGGGCAACACATTGACTATGACACTACTGTCATCAATATGTCCACTCCTATTTATAGTTTATCTCATCATCTTGATAAAACAACTTGTGTTATGTTGTGATCATGAGATAAATAATTCGTAATCTCGACATAATAATTATTTGATTGTTGTCCTCTCTGGGCTTTCTTGATAAATAGAGATGGTTGTAAAAAAGAAAACTTCTCCTTTAAGAGTCATGAATATTAAACATACATGGGCGAGGTCTCTTCTAGTTCCCCCACGTGAAACCATTTAAAACTTACGACCAAACTATATGCGTCTACTAGGTGTTTAGCAAGTTCATGTAAAATGCACGTTATACCTTAAACAACGTGTGGGTTGACTTCAGCAGTTTAACTATATTCGCTACTTTATGAGTACTGTGTGGTAGCTAAATTAGCAAGCTACATTTCCATGGCTTTGAAGTTGATTGGCGTTTCCGAAAATGCAGCAATGCTCCCGGACGACTACGGTTGTGTGGTGGCGAATCGTTTCTGTCAGCTTGTGGATGACGAGGCCGACCCGTTTGACTTTATAAAACAGGCCGAGGTACAAAAGGAGAAGAAAAAGAAAGCAAACCAAATGACAGTGAAGCCTAAAAAACCTGGACAGAGGGAGTCCCAGGGAGATAGGCGGGTCTCCGTTTTAGCCGACAGAGAAGACAACCTGCCAAGAAATGAAACAGGCAGGTGGCTAGTTTAGTAGGTTAGCTAGCAAAGTTAACTAATGGCTGGCACTGCCTAATTGGCTAGCAAATAAATGCGCTTGCGTCTTTTCTGTCAAAGTGAAATTGTGTGTAGTGCACATGGATTCATTTAATGAAATGGCTACTAGCTAGACACCAAAGAAAGTACTTGGTAAAGCCTGGTTCGGGAGTTCTTTCACGTCAGTGAAGAGGGAAAGGATGCCACTGAAGCAGACTAGAGATGCACCCTATAATGTGTAAAGTtacaacaggaatctgttccaaaaacttcgtGAAGTACAAGGTTGCCGACAAACGCACACAAAGTAGCATGATCAAttcacctagctaactagctgccgaataggcatcaactcaccaCCTAAGTTAGCTTATTCCTAATGTTTGGCCAtagtgaggacagacattttttggAATAAACGTGGTGAGTGAAAATTATGAAATGGCACACTCCTTACCCGGTATCTTATTCGGCCACTTTACAACTTTGTATGCGTTTGGCAACCTGGTTATTTACgaagttttttttaaacattcctGTTGGACCGTTCCACAAGTTAAACCCACCCGTATGGTTGCATTGACGAGCATAGAGGGCGCTGTGATTCTACCCTGAAAATAATTAATGCCACTGCGTAATTCTGGCAGTCAGGCGTGCCTAGTCCTATTTCTAAATGGTGTAAATCCAGTTTTCAGTTGATTTAGGTGCTTTCAGCACTGTGCTGATGCTCCAATGTCATTCAGAATGAGTGGCATAACAAATGGGTGAtgtttcagtagactagataTATTGGCATACAATGTTATTGTCCACTCAGAAACGCGTCTACAGTAAATTTGCCTTATCTCTAGATGATGCATGACAAATTTGACAATTCCATTTCAATCTCTGTTTTCAGGTGCTAAGTGGTCTGCCCGAGGGGGAAGGGTCCAGAATGAGAGCAGAGGGGTGGTGGAGGCTGAGAGTGGCGCAAGGCGAGGTGTCCTTGGGGAACGCAGGACCAACCAAGAGGAACACCCACTGGATTACTCCATCCAGAAGTAGGTCCCCTTTCTGTGGAGATGAGAATGTTCCATTTGTCACTTGTTCCATCGCCTTCCTGGCGTGTGGCTATCCTATGAGCTTGGCCAAAGAAGCCTAAAATGTTTGACACTGCAAATGCCATGctcaaatgaaatgttatttcATTActttgtcatttaaaaaaaaaatgttctcATATGGCCATCATTAGGACCTTTAACTTTCTCCACTTATGTTCTCTCAGGCCAGCTCATTATGCTTATGGCCAAGTTCAAGGAGGTGGAGGCGGCTACAGAAACATGGATACTACCGGTAACTTCAACCTGAGAGGCAAGAGAGAATATGAACCCCACTGTGGAACGTGAGTGTTTATCAACGTTGCAAAGTAATGTCATTGTTTACCACATGGTAAATGTGAAGTTTTCTTGTCTTTCAGAGGCATCTCccttgaggagaagagaggaggacgtGGGCCCTGGAACAGGGGCTGTGTTCAAGACCCTATTTCCATGGGGTGAGTTTACTACCTGTTTGATTatttgacattctaaatcctagCGATGGATGGTTTAGCATGGTTACGATCTTATCTATAGTGATGTAGGGGTGATTGTGAAGCCTGATGCAGGAGGCATCCCACCTGAGGCCGGTCAACAGCCAGCAGCGATGGCGGGAGAGAATCAGTGAGTCACCGCACACAGGGGTGAATCCAACGCATGCCCTCCACCACAACTCAACTTTTGGGGGTGATAACAAAATCAATAGATACTGGGAAGATGCACAGTGCAACAGGTTTGTTTTTAGCAGTTTTATTTATCCCTGCCATTCATCACAGCCTATCGGAGGGTGATGTGGTGGTCCAAGTTGCCATGGAGATGTCTCTGGATGAGTGGAAGGCCCTGCAGGAGCGGAGTCGCCCCAAGGCAGAGTTTAACCTCCGTAAGCTGGACTGCAAGGTGCCCTCCAAGGCCAGAGTAATACACAAGTCCAAACGCATTGAGGTGAGTGACCCCTTCAGATTAGAGCTGTGGAGCTTGACCTTTGGCAGGACCCATAAGCAATTTGGCATTTATTTGTGTAAAAGTTGTCATGTTTCTGTTGTCTACATTTGGCATTTCCTCTCCTAGAATTTGAAGGCGGAGTCTGTGGAGGAAGAGGACTGCCACTTCTCCAGTCTGCGCAGGTCTGCCAATGACATCACTTCCCACTTGGAGTTCAACTTTGGCAGCCTGCTGCGCCCCAGCCGAGGGGGGAAGGAACAAGGCAGGGGGGAAAGAGGGGGGATGACTGAAAGGGTAGgtcttctttccttctctccttttAT encodes the following:
- the LOC139545055 gene encoding intracellular hyaluronan-binding protein 4-like; translation: MALKLIGVSENAAMLPDDYGCVVANRFCQLVDDEADPFDFIKQAEVQKEKKKKANQMTVKPKKPGQRESQGDRRVSVLADREDNLPRNETGAKWSARGGRVQNESRGVVEAESGARRGVLGERRTNQEEHPLDYSIQKPAHYAYGQVQGGGGGYRNMDTTGNFNLRGKREYEPHCGTGISLEEKRGGRGPWNRGCVQDPISMGDVGVIVKPDAGGIPPEAGQQPAAMAGENHLSEGDVVVQVAMEMSLDEWKALQERSRPKAEFNLRKLDCKVPSKARVIHKSKRIENLKAESVEEEDCHFSSLRRSANDITSHLEFNFGSLLRPSRGGKEQGRGERGGMTERAYVLAPNPEDPDDFPALAVGR